Genomic window (Granulicella arctica):
GTGACCGGAATGGTGGCGGATGTAGCAGGAAATGACATCATCATCAATGTTGGCATGACGGCCGGTGTGCGCGTTGGCGACCGGTTGATGGTGACGCATCCGGTCAGGACGGTAAAGGATCCTTCTACAGGCAAGGTGATTCGCACCATTGAGAACACCGTGGGAGAGCTGACGATTACGAGTTCGGATGCGACCTCGGCTGTCGGGACCTTCAAGGGATCACCTAGTCCCAAGGTTGGTGATTCGGTCAAATCTCCGTCCAAGTGAGCGGTTTAAGCTGAATCAGCCGTCCTTTGGGGCGGCTGATTTCTTTTGAGTGTGTTACTTTCGCCTCAGGAGAGACTCGTATGGCCCGGAGCGAAAACTATCAGTGCGATGTGTGCGGCAATCAGAAGGGTGACAGCGAGCTCTGGTGGATGGCGTGGGTGGACTGCTTCGAAGGCATCAGCCCGGGCGACGACCAGCCGCTGATTAAATTGACGCGTTGGCAGCAGCGGCAGGCTCATGAAGAGGGCACGAAGCATCTCTGTGGTGCTCGTTGTGCAGGAACCTTCCTCGATCGTTGGATGACGACCCAGCATGAGCATCCCGAAGCTCACTGCGAGACGCTTTAGGTACTTTCCTTCCCGCAGGCAGTCCATCTGACGTGAGGTGCTGTGATGAAGTTCTTTTCAGGTGTTCTCCTGCTTGTTTTCGCAAGTCTTCCTGCTGTGAGCCAGTTCTCTCTTCCACCCAACGCGGTGGATAGCTTCCGCGACACCTCAATGCTCAAGCCGCCAGCCGGAGCGAAGGTTGCGATCGTCGAGTTCGAAGACCTGGAGTGTCCCCTCTGCGCTTACGATTTCTCGATTGTCCGGGCAGCGGTTGAGCAGCGTAGGGTGGCCTTGGTGCGGCACGACTTTCCGCTCACAGAGATCCACCCGTGGAGCCTGACCGCCGCAGTTACAGCGCGATATTTGCAGGATAGTGCAGCTTCGGGGATGGCCGAAACGTATCGGCGAGACGTCTTCGCAAATCAGCGCAATATCGCCAGCAAGGACGATCTCAGCACCTTTACGCAGCGATGGTTTCAGACCCATGGGCAGAAGATGCCGTTTGTGATGGATGCCAGCGGCGTCTGCACGAAGGAGGTGCTGGCAGATCGCGCTTTGGGTGAGCGGCTGCATGTTCCGCACACACCGTGCATCTTCGTTGTAACGGCGAAAAGCTGGACCGAGGTGAACGACATCAAGCTGCTGAACCGGGCGGTTGACTTGGCAGTCGCGGAGACAAGTGGGCCCGTGAAGGCCCACCGCTAGCTATCTTGGTGGCGTGGCTGGCGCAGGCTGAGCTGGTTTTGTTTGATCCGGTTTCTGCTGATCACCCTTATTGGTAATGTCTTCGCCGTTGTAGATGATTCTGCTGCTGGCACGGAACTGCTTATAGTCCGAGTATTTGACGATGTTGCGCATGTGGACGTCCTGGCTCATGGCACCCGACTGGGCTGCGAAATGCAGGTTCCCCTCAGCTTTTGTGTAGGTTGGAAACCAGTATTTTCCGTCGACCTGCTCGTAGTAGGTGGTGAAGGGCGGCGACAGATCTTCGTGGCCCTTGCGCTTGTCCTGCGGTACGGTAATTCCGTTAATCAGGACGATCTGAAGATCCTGCTGGTCGACCCAGACCTTGCCCTGGAAGTAACGCTTCCCTTTCTCCAAGACCTTCGGGCCGGCATTGAAAACATAGGTGTCGAGTTCATCGACCTTCTGGCGGCCTAGATAAGTGATGTCGTATTTGGGAAGGTCTTCCGTGGTGAGGACGAAGGGCAGGCGGTGTTCGATTTCCTCAAAATCGGCAGGTGTCATGAGAACGCGCTCGAGGGTATTCTGGGGGGCGAAGACAACGTGCTCCTCGCGACGGCCGTCACGCCCAAAGGTGATGTCCGTGACTTGCTGGTACTCGCCATCGATCTTGTTTGTGTCCTCGGCGAGGGTGTCAACCTTGACGCTCTGACGAAAGGTATAGTTCTGCCGCGCCTGGTTGAAGACCGTCTCACGGGCAGCGAACTTCTCGACGATCTGCTGAGGAGTTACGCCGGTCGGCGGTGTGGGGTCGAGCGTGCCGAAGCCTGAGGCATCCTGCGCCGCGGCCAATACCGCCGACGATGACGCTGCGTATCTATATGAGACACCGGAGCTTCGGTGCGCGGCATAGGCCGATAGCGGAACGAGAGGCAGTACCGCGAGACCGGCATATTTGAGGATGAGCGAATTCATCAGAGATACCTCATTGCGTTCGCTGAGTGGATAGTTTGCCACCTGCGAAGCCTTTCTTCTTGAGAATAGACGTTCCTGAATAAAGACGGGTAGAGCGAACCAGATGCCTGCAAGGAACGAGGAACGGGTGATTGTGTGAGGTCTAGCTTGTGGTTGACTACGACGCTGACGGGGTATTCCAGGATTGTTCCCTGGATACTTGTTGCAGAATCGATATTGCTGATGATGGCTGTATGGGCGCTGGCGAGGAGACGCCGTGCGCGGTGGCTGCAACTCCAGTGGACTCGGGATCGATTGCGAGAGCTGGAGGCGTATTGCGGGCTGGAGGTCAGTCTCTCACTCGCGAGCGAACGCGACAAGCTGGCAATCCAGGCTAAGCGCGTCTGCCGCATGGTTGTAGAAAAGAGCGTGTTTCCAAAGGTCGCGCTGCTGACCCGCAACGTTGACGGACGCCTCCTCTATGCAGGAAGCTGCGGGATGGATGACCTGACGCTAGAGGCATTAGGCGCCCTGGGGGACAGGCTGATCGGAGATGAAAACACTGGAAAAGCGACGGTGGCAAAGCTGAGCTACTCCGTGACGCTTGGGGAGTGGGTGGACTTCGATGACGTCTCCGGCCATGGTCGCCACCTCACGACGATCGTCCCACTCCGGATGCAACAGGGACGGCTGGTGGGGGCGCTGGCCGTGTGCAGCGATGCGAAGACGGAGCTGCGCATGGGGGAGATGGAGCAGGTGGACGGGATACCTCGCGCGCTGATGCCGCTTGAGATGCTTGCGGCCAAGCTGGCAAGGACCCTGGAACGTGGCATGTTGATGGAGCGATTGATGCAGGCAGAGCGGCTGGCGGGAGTTAGCGGAATCGTCGCTGACGTGGCTCATAAGCTGCTGAATCCACTGACGACTGTGCTGGGTTTTGCAGAATTAATCGCTGAGACATCGATCGAAGCGCGAGCGCGGCAGGATGCGGCGATCATCGTCGCTGAAGCGACAAGGATGCAAGAGACGCTGCGAGGTCTGCAGGACTTCTGGAAGCCGCGTAAAGGAAGCGATCTGCAAACATCCCAGGCCGTTCGTGCTGGCGCATAGAGCCTCATCGGAGAGAACGTGCCGATGCGCTTAGGATGACAGATGGGCGTGAGGGCTCGTCAATGGCATTTGCGAGACCGAAGAAGCGAGAGCCGGTGGGTGAGGCTGGGCTGTTCGATTATGCGGTGGGAGTGTTGGCCCGGAGGATGCGGACAGTGCGCGATCTGCGGCGACTGATGAAGCTGCGAGCCGAGGAGGGTGCGGTCGGCGAGGCAGCCATGGATGCCGTTGTGGCGCGACTGAAGGAGTTGAACTACCTCTCGGACACGCGCTTTGCTGCGGACTACACGCGGCTGCGAAAGGACAATGAGAAGTTTGGCAGGCGGAGAGTCCAGCAGGATCTTGCCATGAAAGGTGTGGAGAAGGAGTTAGTGGCGTCTACGCTTGCGACTGCCTATGAAGATGTAGACGAGACGGCCCTGGCGCGAGAGTACATTGCACGCAAGCGGATGAAGCAGCCGAGTGGGGCGGATGCCAAAAAGGAGACGGTGCGCACGATGAATCGACTGATGCGGGCGGGCTTCTCTTCAAATGCGATCTTCAAAGTGCTGCGAGCGTGGGGCGCTCCTGTCGAGGAGATCGAGGTTGAGGAGTCGTTCGAGGACTAACTGATGGGTCCCATCCTTCGCAGTGTTGCTGTGAAGGACGGGACTCTCCTTGTGATCGGCGCCGCTTAGAAGTGATAAGTAATATCACCGGCTACGACGAACTGGGTTTTCTTGGTGCCAAGATCGTAGGCTGCAAGGTTGTAGGAGTGTTCCAGACGGATCTCCGGGCGGAACAGGATGGTCGAGCCTATCCAGTGCCCATAGCTGAGCAGGTGCTCTGAATACTTTGTAGCGTAGCCGGTGCGCTGGCCCTTGATATCGTCGACAAACTCATTGCGTATGGAGATGTAGTTCTTCTTGTTGATCTCTTTTTCGACATAATTCGTGATAGCTACTTCGGGAGCGAAGCAGCGCTGTTTGTCATAGGCACAAAAAGCTCCGTTAGCACCCGTCTCGGTAGGGATCGGGTTAACTACACCCGGTGCGATGCTGGGGACATTGCGTTCATACATGTACCAGGCCTCCGTATCGGTGTGCCAGGTGGCATTGAACTTGTGGTACCAGGTTTCGTAGAAGGACTGGACGTTGTTATAGGCGTAGTTGCCTTTATTGAGGGAGTTGATACAGGTGTACGACGCGTCGCCACCCTTATTCCAGGTGTAGTCGACGCAAGCTGTCCCGGTTGGAGTCGCATCCTTAGTCCAGAGCGCGACGTCGTTGCCATCCGAGAGTCCGAGTTGAAGGAGCCAATGATCCGAAAACTTGATACTGGCGACGATGCCGGTCTGGGTGTAAGGATCGACGGTATAGAGGAGGGAGTGCGAGTAGGTGTAGTTATTCGGGGCTAGTTGGGCTTCAATGTCGGGCAGTGAAACATAACGGCCTACGCGAATATTCATCCCCTTGGCAACGTGCGGTAGATACAGGTCGAAGTAGTACATGATGGGGTCGTAGCCATTCTCGTGATTGCGAGCGAGGAGTTGCTGTGAAAAGATGCCCTTCGAGGTGGTGTAGCGATAGTCCTGGCCATAGAGTTGGGCGAAGCGGAAGCCCCAGTCGACATGATCGGTCTGAACGGTGTTGGGAAGTCGTTCGACGTAGAGGACCTGCTGATCCGCGGTGACGCGATTTGGGTTGTAGTAATAGGAAGCCGGAGAGTTAGCCCCATCGCCTTTATTCGAGGTGCTCACGTTGAAGCCACCATTCAGCCATCCATAGACCTTGATGCGGCTCTTATTCTGGTTGATCGCCTGCATAAGGGTGTAGGTCTGGGTATCGGGCGCACCGATTACGGGCGTTCCGCCGACACTGTAGTCAGTGCCGGGAAAGGGTGTAGAGTCGAGCGGTCCCGCATAGCCGCGACGGACAGGATCAGGGCCAGCCGGCTGCGTGGGGTGCCAGTCTTCCCTGTACGCTGATGCCAGACGATGGAAGAAGTTCTGGTCCTCTTGCACGGACTGCGGGAGCGCGGGGCTGTCGGGATCGAAGGGGTGTAGAGCGCTGACGCTCACGGATTCTTCAAGGCTGGCTAGTTGCTGCGCAGGAAGTGCTGCAGCGGCGAGTGCTAGAGTGAGGCTGAAAATCAAGAGTTTTGGTGTTGCGCGTTCCATGGTTGCGTTGCTTTCCTGCGAAGGGGTTCCGGCTCCGCATCTTTCCTTATTCAGGCTAGTGAGCAGGCCATAAAGAAGGCATAAGTGGAGGCCAATGAGTTCAGGAAGCGTTGATGTGGAATCACAGGTGGAACGAGTGGTCGCGGTGGACTGGTCAGGCCGGGTTGACCTAGCAGGGCAGCGGCGACATATCTGGGCAGGAGTCTGGACGCGTGCTGGAAACAAGACAACGCTAGAAGCGGGACGGACGCGGGAGGAGTTGATTGCCTGGCTGATCGAGATGTCGAAGGAGACGCCTCGAATGGTGGTGGGGATCGATTGCTGCTTCAGCTATCCGGCCTGGTTTCTAAAGGAGCATGAGTGTCGGACGGTATTCGACTTCTGGAAGCATGTGGCGGCGGGACATGGAGAGCGCTGGCTGGCGCGAGAGGCCGGAGAGATTGCGCGGGACGAGCGCTTCTGGGGAGCACCGCACAAACGGCCGGCGGAGTTCAGCGGGGCTGGACTTGAGCGGTCCATGCGGATGACGGATGTCGAGAACAAGATCACGCCGAAGATGCTCAATGAAGATCCGGAGCGAGCGGCGAAGGTAAAGGGGATCACGCCAAAGTCGCCGTTCCAAATCGGCGGCTCTGGCAGCGTAGGGACGGGATCGCTACGGGCCATCCCACTCCTGCTGCACTTGCGGGAGGCAGGCTTTCGCGTCTGGCCGTTTGAAGACTCTGCGCTCGGCACTAAGGAGCCGAAGCCGTTGCTGGTGGAGATGTACACGCGATTGCTGACGGGAGCGGTGGCGAAGAGTAATCCTCTAGCACGTAAGGCTTACATGGACGCTCGTCGGAAGGCTGAACCAGAGTACGCGCGGCTCTCGCGAGGCGTAGTGGCGAAGGCGCTGGGAAGTGAGGACGCGTTCGATGCGCTGGTATGCGCCATGGAGATGGTGCGAGACCGCGGGGAGTTTATGCATCTGCAGCGAACCAAGGATGCGACGCTCAGGCTGGAGGGGATTACGTGGCGACCGGGGATCTGAGCGGCTTCGCTGATAAACTTTGTGCTTATGATCAGTCGCTCTGGCAACCAGATTCGGGAAGATTTTCTACGGTTTTTTGAGGTCAAGGGACATCGGCGCGTACATTCCTCGTCGCTGGTGCCTGCGAATGACCCGACGCTGCTATTTACCAACGCAGGTATGAACCAGTTCAAGGATGTCTTCCTGGGTGCGGAGAAGCGCGAGTACACGCGCGCGGTATCGTCGCAGAAGTGCGTGCGGGCTGGCGGCAAGCACAATGATCTTGAGAACGTCGGCTTTACGCGGCGGCACCATACCTTCTTCGAGATGCTCGGAAACTTCAGCTTCGGCGATTACTTCAAGAAGGATGCGGTTGCCTACGCATGGGAACTGCTGACGAGTCCGGAGTGGTTTGGGATCGATCCGGTGAAGCTCTATGTGACGATCTTTGAAGGCGATGCTGCAGTTCCTCGGGATGACGAGGCGGAGGCTTTCTGGATCGGTGTGGGCGTACCGAAGGAGCGAATCTTCGGCATGTCAGCCAAGGATAACTTCTGGCAGATGGGCGATACCGGACCGTGCGGTCCATGTAGCGAGATCTACTATGACCTTGGTTTAGAGGCAGCCGACGAGCCGGGGAGCGACAAGCCCTTCCCGCTCGATGAGCAGCGTTATGTTGAGATCTGGAACCTGGTCTTTATGCAGTTCGACCGCAGCAGCGATGGAACGCTGACGCCGCTGCCGAAGCCTTCAATCGATACCGGTATGGGGTTGGAACGGGTGTCAGCCGTCCTGCAGGGCGTGCTTTCGAACTTTGAAACAGACTTGTTTGTGCCGCTGATCCTGCGGGCTGCGGAGCTGACAGGCGTTGCGACGAAGGGGGCGGCAGTCGAATGTGTGACGGGGCCGGATGATCCTGTGCCTCCGCCGATGACTGAGGCAGAGAAGACGGCGGATACAGGCGTTGCGCCCAGTGATGACGAATTGATCGGAAACGCTTCCCTCCGCATCATCGCGGACCATGCACGCGCGGCCACTTTCCTGATCGCCGATGGCGTGCAGCCTGCAAACGAGGGGCGCGGCTATGTGCTACGCAAGATTCTGCGGCGCGGCATCCGGCATGGTCGGCTGCTCGGGCAGGAGCAGCCGTTCATGCACGAGATGGTCTTTGCGGTGCGGGATGAGATGGCCGTGGCCTATCCCGAGTTGAAGGATGTCGCTGAGCGTGTGAGTAAGGTTGTGCTGGCGGAAGAGCTGCAGTTTGCTCGCACGCTTGAGCTTGGACTCAAGCAGATGAACGACGAAACGTTGCGATCAGGATCGCTGGCATTCCGGCTATACGAGACCTTCGGAATGCCGCTCGACTTCATGGTCGATGCTGCGCGCGATGCTGGAATCGTCTTTGACATGGAAGGCTTTGACGCCGCAAAAGAAGAAGAGCAGC
Coding sequences:
- a CDS encoding porin, which codes for MERATPKLLIFSLTLALAAAALPAQQLASLEESVSVSALHPFDPDSPALPQSVQEDQNFFHRLASAYREDWHPTQPAGPDPVRRGYAGPLDSTPFPGTDYSVGGTPVIGAPDTQTYTLMQAINQNKSRIKVYGWLNGGFNVSTSNKGDGANSPASYYYNPNRVTADQQVLYVERLPNTVQTDHVDWGFRFAQLYGQDYRYTTSKGIFSQQLLARNHENGYDPIMYYFDLYLPHVAKGMNIRVGRYVSLPDIEAQLAPNNYTYSHSLLYTVDPYTQTGIVASIKFSDHWLLQLGLSDGNDVALWTKDATPTGTACVDYTWNKGGDASYTCINSLNKGNYAYNNVQSFYETWYHKFNATWHTDTEAWYMYERNVPSIAPGVVNPIPTETGANGAFCAYDKQRCFAPEVAITNYVEKEINKKNYISIRNEFVDDIKGQRTGYATKYSEHLLSYGHWIGSTILFRPEIRLEHSYNLAAYDLGTKKTQFVVAGDITYHF
- a CDS encoding outer membrane lipoprotein-sorting protein — its product is MNSLILKYAGLAVLPLVPLSAYAAHRSSGVSYRYAASSSAVLAAAQDASGFGTLDPTPPTGVTPQQIVEKFAARETVFNQARQNYTFRQSVKVDTLAEDTNKIDGEYQQVTDITFGRDGRREEHVVFAPQNTLERVLMTPADFEEIEHRLPFVLTTEDLPKYDITYLGRQKVDELDTYVFNAGPKVLEKGKRYFQGKVWVDQQDLQIVLINGITVPQDKRKGHEDLSPPFTTYYEQVDGKYWFPTYTKAEGNLHFAAQSGAMSQDVHMRNIVKYSDYKQFRASSRIIYNGEDITNKGDQQKPDQTKPAQPAPATPPR
- the alaS gene encoding alanine--tRNA ligase translates to MISRSGNQIREDFLRFFEVKGHRRVHSSSLVPANDPTLLFTNAGMNQFKDVFLGAEKREYTRAVSSQKCVRAGGKHNDLENVGFTRRHHTFFEMLGNFSFGDYFKKDAVAYAWELLTSPEWFGIDPVKLYVTIFEGDAAVPRDDEAEAFWIGVGVPKERIFGMSAKDNFWQMGDTGPCGPCSEIYYDLGLEAADEPGSDKPFPLDEQRYVEIWNLVFMQFDRSSDGTLTPLPKPSIDTGMGLERVSAVLQGVLSNFETDLFVPLILRAAELTGVATKGAAVECVTGPDDPVPPPMTEAEKTADTGVAPSDDELIGNASLRIIADHARAATFLIADGVQPANEGRGYVLRKILRRGIRHGRLLGQEQPFMHEMVFAVRDEMAVAYPELKDVAERVSKVVLAEELQFARTLELGLKQMNDETLRSGSLAFRLYETFGMPLDFMVDAARDAGIVFDMEGFDAAKEEEQQRARASWKGGSQKSAAPAYRELAKTEFEGYTALRVDGARVLALVKDGVGVPELQGGETGEVVLDATSFYADSGGQVGDMGWLYSGDHNSVVAEVSGATKPVQGVFSHRVTANRTIAVGDVVDTVVDAENRRATERNHTGTHLLHAALREVLGKHVKQAGSLVDATRLRFDFSHFTGVAEEELQEIESIVNRQVLGNAKVETMVDVPIDVAVNELGAMALFGEKYGDRVRVVQIGGPGGFSTELCGGTHTGATGEIGLIKIVGEGSVSSGVRRVEAISGTGALHTFRRDFDLARAVSQLTGSSDADSLRARLSSQEEEMKKLRRELDAVRMKAASASVADSAGSAVEVKGVKVLAQRVDGLDKGQMRELIDGLRQKLGSGVVVLGAAAEGKVALIVGVTKDLTSRVQAGKIVGLLATKVGGKGGGRPDLAEAGGNDAGALDGALAGAAEVVGSLLA
- a CDS encoding regulatory protein RecX, with product MAFARPKKREPVGEAGLFDYAVGVLARRMRTVRDLRRLMKLRAEEGAVGEAAMDAVVARLKELNYLSDTRFAADYTRLRKDNEKFGRRRVQQDLAMKGVEKELVASTLATAYEDVDETALAREYIARKRMKQPSGADAKKETVRTMNRLMRAGFSSNAIFKVLRAWGAPVEEIEVEESFED
- a CDS encoding histidine kinase dimerization/phospho-acceptor domain-containing protein encodes the protein MMAVWALARRRRARWLQLQWTRDRLRELEAYCGLEVSLSLASERDKLAIQAKRVCRMVVEKSVFPKVALLTRNVDGRLLYAGSCGMDDLTLEALGALGDRLIGDENTGKATVAKLSYSVTLGEWVDFDDVSGHGRHLTTIVPLRMQQGRLVGALAVCSDAKTELRMGEMEQVDGIPRALMPLEMLAAKLARTLERGMLMERLMQAERLAGVSGIVADVAHKLLNPLTTVLGFAELIAETSIEARARQDAAIIVAEATRMQETLRGLQDFWKPRKGSDLQTSQAVRAGA
- a CDS encoding DsbA family protein, coding for MKFFSGVLLLVFASLPAVSQFSLPPNAVDSFRDTSMLKPPAGAKVAIVEFEDLECPLCAYDFSIVRAAVEQRRVALVRHDFPLTEIHPWSLTAAVTARYLQDSAASGMAETYRRDVFANQRNIASKDDLSTFTQRWFQTHGQKMPFVMDASGVCTKEVLADRALGERLHVPHTPCIFVVTAKSWTEVNDIKLLNRAVDLAVAETSGPVKAHR
- a CDS encoding DUF429 domain-containing protein; the encoded protein is MSSGSVDVESQVERVVAVDWSGRVDLAGQRRHIWAGVWTRAGNKTTLEAGRTREELIAWLIEMSKETPRMVVGIDCCFSYPAWFLKEHECRTVFDFWKHVAAGHGERWLAREAGEIARDERFWGAPHKRPAEFSGAGLERSMRMTDVENKITPKMLNEDPERAAKVKGITPKSPFQIGGSGSVGTGSLRAIPLLLHLREAGFRVWPFEDSALGTKEPKPLLVEMYTRLLTGAVAKSNPLARKAYMDARRKAEPEYARLSRGVVAKALGSEDAFDALVCAMEMVRDRGEFMHLQRTKDATLRLEGITWRPGI